A single genomic interval of Cucumis sativus cultivar 9930 chromosome 5, Cucumber_9930_V3, whole genome shotgun sequence harbors:
- the LOC101210443 gene encoding uncharacterized protein LOC101210443 has protein sequence MFDSTPLHCPFTTICPLLQHSCHYNSSISTKFRPPHLNLSLIQASGPMGFPVFAVKRLGKGGIALTEPSDSDIGFDEFFDEGEDNFQDEDDILLPLKNTKEWHAARPRGFGEGKVYDTSIEDNLLQEMEQIREAQAANINKLKDQSSSNPNSSRNVVEIAAPEIVSTGVCVRIINLPRKKNIHRDLVVAFKGFPGIINITPAVIGNKKTRDPVCKGFAFVDCKSEGDALSFLQAFSGRYLTFGRVQKQIKCEIMNRQTSSSARNSSMSSTNHSRLSILEEEAEQFVDIDVDLASEATRTKTEDIEDDLAYVSESHSHEEDDNGVESRTEFTIQSPSEKEVNKIELEEILPQGREEIHREVSPIKRKTKVSKKKQPKEKGEKKLLTEIPGSAKRLRIKEKAVLTDVYSRYGKKSALVSQEGN, from the exons ATGTTCGATTCTACGCCCCTTCACTGCCCTTTCACCACGATTTGCCCGTTGCTGCAACACAGTTGCCATTACAACTCTTCAATTTCCACAAAATTCCGCCCCCCCCACCTCAACTTGTCTCTTATCCAGGCCTCTGGACCAATGGGCTTTCCTGTTTTTGCGGTGAAGAGGTTGGGGAAAGGTGGCATTGCCCTCACTGAGCCAAGTGATTCCGACATTGGCTTTGATGAATTTTTCGATGAGGGTGAGGATAATTTTCAGGACGAGGATGATATTCTTTTGCCGTTAAAGAACACGAAAGAGTGGCATGCGGCGAGGCCTCGTGGATTTGGAGAAGGGAAGGTGTATGATACTTCGATTGAAGACAACTTGCTACAAGAAATGGAGCAGATTAGGGAAGCTCAAGCTGCTAATATCAATAAGCTCAAGGATCAATCTTCTTCTAATCCCAACTCTAGTAGAAATGTCGTAGAGATAGCAG CTCCAGAAATTGTTAGTACTGGAGTTTGTGTACGCATTATCAACCTTCctagaaaaaagaacattCACAGAGACCTGGTCGTGGCTTTTAAAGGGTTTCCTGGAATAATCAATATAACTCCTGCAGTCATTGGAAACAAAAAGACTAGGGATCCAGTCTGCAAGGGTTTTGCATTTGTTGATTGCAAATCTGAAGGAGATGCCTTAAG tTTTCTGCAAGCATTTTCTGGACGGTATCTTACGTTTGGAAGGGTTCAGAAGCaaataaaatgtgaaataaTGAATCGACAAACTTCGAGTTCCGCTCGCAATAGTTCAATGAGCAGTACCAATCATTCTCGACTAAGTATTCTTGAAGAGGAAGCAGAGCAGTTTGTTGACATTGACGTGGATTTAGCCAGTGAAGCCACAAGAACAAAAACTGAGGATATCGAAGACGATTTGGCTTATGTCAGTGAATCACATTCGCATGAGGAGGATGATAATGGCGTAGAGTCAAGAACAGAGTTCACAATTCAGTCACCATCTGAAAAGgaagtaaataaaattgaactaGAAGAAATTCTTCCTCAAGGAAGAGAGGAAATTCATAGGGAAGTTTCAccaatcaaaagaaaaacaaaggtttcaaagaaaaagcaaCCGAAGgaaaaaggagagaagaaaTTATTAACAGAAATTCCAGGATCTGCCAAAAG GTTAAGGATAAAGGAGAAGGCTGTCTTAACAGACGTGTACTCAAGATATGGAAAGAAATCAGCTTTGGTTTCACAAGAAGGGAACTAA
- the LOC105435514 gene encoding uncharacterized protein LOC105435514 translates to MGFPVFAVKRLGKGGIALTEPSDSDIGFDEFFDEGEDNFQDEDDILLPLKNTKEWHAARPRGFGEGKVYDTSIEDNLLQEMEQIREAQAANINKLKDQSPSNPNSSRNVVEIAGYG, encoded by the coding sequence ATGGGGTTTCCTGTTTTTGCGGTGAAGAGGTTGGGGAAAGGTGGCATTGCCCTCACTGAGCCAAGTGATTCCGACATTGGCTTTGATGAATTTTTCGATGAGGGTGAGGATAATTTTCAGGACGAGGATGATATTCTTTTGCCGTTAAAGAACACGAAAGAGTGGCATGCGGCGAGGCCTCGTGGATTTGGAGAAGGGAAGGTGTATGATACTTCGATTGAAGACAACTTGCTACAAGAAATGGAGCAGATTAGGGAAGCTCAAGCTGCTAATATCAATAAGCTCAAGGATCAATCTCCTTCTAATCCCAACTCTAGTAGAAATGTCGTAGAGATAGCAG